A DNA window from Candidatus Deferrimicrobiaceae bacterium contains the following coding sequences:
- the nuoK gene encoding NADH-quinone oxidoreductase subunit NuoK, giving the protein MMEPSAYLLLSGILFGIGVAGVVARKNVLIIIMSVEIMLNAVNVAFIAVGSHRGDVTGSVFAFMVMTVAAAEAAVGLAILIAIFRLKETVDVTELSVLKW; this is encoded by the coding sequence ATGATGGAACCGTCGGCATACCTGCTTCTCTCCGGGATCCTGTTCGGGATCGGGGTCGCGGGAGTGGTGGCGCGCAAGAACGTGCTGATCATTATCATGAGCGTGGAGATCATGCTGAACGCCGTGAACGTGGCGTTCATCGCGGTCGGCTCCCACCGGGGGGACGTCACCGGGTCGGTGTTCGCCTTCATGGTCATGACCGTCGCGGCGGCCGAGGCCGCGGTGGGGCTGGCGATCCTGATCGCAATTTTCCGCCTGAAGGAAACGGTCGATGTCACGGAACTGAGCGTGCTCAAATGGTAG
- a CDS encoding NADH-quinone oxidoreductase subunit J, whose amino-acid sequence MEPVLFVIFGAIATGGAIMVVTRKHPMASALYLILTLFAVAALFVLRQAHFLAAIQVIVYAGAVVVLFIFVIMLINVPEDKLPVERVTGIRFLGVLVAGLLILESALVARRSGMAGTPAVDSGSVQAVGRALFTDYLLAFEITSVLLLAAMIGAITLAKRKI is encoded by the coding sequence ATGGAACCGGTCCTTTTCGTCATCTTCGGCGCCATCGCAACGGGGGGCGCGATCATGGTGGTCACGCGGAAGCACCCGATGGCTTCCGCGCTCTACCTCATCCTCACGCTCTTCGCCGTCGCGGCGCTGTTCGTCCTGCGCCAGGCGCACTTCCTCGCGGCGATCCAGGTCATCGTCTACGCGGGGGCGGTGGTCGTCCTGTTCATCTTCGTGATCATGCTGATCAACGTCCCGGAGGACAAGCTGCCGGTGGAGCGGGTGACGGGGATCCGTTTCCTGGGGGTCCTGGTCGCGGGGCTTCTCATTCTCGAGTCCGCCCTGGTGGCCCGCCGATCCGGGATGGCGGGGACGCCCGCCGTGGACTCCGGCTCCGTCCAGGCCGTGGGGAGAGCGCTGTTCACCGACTACCTTCTCGCCTTCGAGATCACCTCGGTCCTGCTCCTGGCCGCGATGATCGGGGCGATCACGCTGGCGAAGAGGAAGATCTGA
- a CDS encoding NADH-quinone oxidoreductase subunit I, whose translation MAIGIIKVARPRKMSSTEALYLVEIVKGLGVTMGHLLRNIVRQENIPTIEYPEVRRVMPPRFRGLHRLMKRPDGTPRCVACYCCGTACPAKCITIVAGESPDPKVEKYPVRFDIDMLRCIFCGQCVEACPCDAIRMDTGWYTPAEHTREKLIYTIDMLLEK comes from the coding sequence ATGGCCATCGGGATCATCAAGGTCGCTCGGCCCCGGAAGATGTCTTCCACGGAGGCCCTCTACCTGGTCGAGATCGTCAAGGGGCTCGGGGTGACGATGGGGCACCTTCTGCGCAACATCGTGCGCCAGGAGAACATCCCCACGATCGAGTACCCGGAGGTGCGGAGGGTGATGCCCCCCCGGTTCCGGGGGCTGCACCGGCTGATGAAGCGCCCCGACGGGACGCCCCGGTGCGTGGCGTGCTACTGCTGCGGCACGGCGTGCCCCGCCAAGTGCATCACGATCGTCGCGGGGGAGTCCCCCGACCCGAAGGTCGAGAAGTATCCCGTGCGGTTCGACATCGACATGCTCCGGTGCATCTTCTGCGGGCAATGCGTGGAGGCGTGCCCGTGCGACGCGATCCGGATGGACACCGGGTGGTACACGCCTGCGGAGCACACCCGGGAGAAGCTCATCTACACGATCGACATGCTTTTGGAAAAATAG
- the nuoH gene encoding NADH-quinone oxidoreductase subunit NuoH, whose translation MSNLFDLVVSVARVAVMLVFTLSLVPILVWAERKGAAYMQDRRGPNRAKILGLTLGGLFHPLADALKLLFKEDFIPDHAHRLFYQMAPMFALAPALMTFAVIPFGPPVVIAGREVALQVADLNVGILYIFAISGMAVYGVILAGWASNSKYPLLGGLRSSAQMVSYEVSLGLSIIGLVMVFRSVRLSEIVASQGTLLWGVLPKWGVFVQPLGFLLFLVAVYAEANRTPFDLPEGESEIVAGFHTEYASFKFSIFFMAEYIHMVVGSALIATLFFGGWQVPYLADSGFQFPLGISFGLPAALVLLLRIGAFVGKVLFFAWLFIWVRWTIPRFRYDQVMRLGWKVLLPLSLANIFVTGLVLLLIGGGG comes from the coding sequence ATGAGCAACCTGTTCGATCTCGTGGTGTCCGTCGCGCGTGTGGCGGTGATGCTCGTCTTCACCCTCTCCCTCGTCCCGATCCTCGTGTGGGCGGAGCGCAAGGGGGCGGCCTACATGCAGGACCGCCGCGGGCCCAACCGCGCGAAGATCCTGGGGCTGACCCTGGGGGGGCTGTTCCACCCGCTCGCCGACGCGCTCAAGCTCCTGTTCAAGGAAGATTTCATCCCCGATCACGCCCACCGGCTCTTCTACCAGATGGCCCCGATGTTCGCCCTGGCCCCGGCGCTCATGACCTTCGCGGTCATCCCCTTCGGGCCGCCGGTCGTGATCGCGGGGCGCGAGGTCGCCCTGCAGGTGGCGGACCTGAACGTGGGGATCCTCTACATCTTCGCCATCTCGGGGATGGCGGTCTACGGCGTGATCCTGGCGGGGTGGGCCTCGAACAGCAAGTACCCCCTCCTGGGAGGCCTTCGCTCCTCGGCGCAGATGGTCTCCTACGAGGTCTCCCTCGGGCTCTCCATCATCGGACTGGTGATGGTCTTCCGGTCGGTCCGGCTTTCGGAGATCGTGGCCTCCCAGGGGACGCTCCTGTGGGGGGTCCTGCCGAAATGGGGTGTGTTCGTGCAGCCGCTCGGCTTTCTCCTGTTCCTCGTGGCGGTCTACGCGGAGGCGAACCGGACTCCCTTCGACCTCCCGGAGGGGGAGTCGGAGATCGTCGCCGGATTCCACACGGAGTACGCCTCCTTCAAGTTCTCGATCTTCTTCATGGCCGAGTACATCCACATGGTGGTCGGCTCGGCCCTGATCGCGACGCTGTTTTTCGGCGGCTGGCAGGTTCCCTACCTTGCGGATTCCGGATTCCAATTCCCCCTGGGGATCTCCTTCGGGCTCCCCGCCGCCCTGGTGCTCCTCCTGCGGATCGGGGCGTTCGTGGGGAAGGTGCTCTTCTTCGCCTGGCTTTTCATCTGGGTCCGGTGGACGATCCCCCGGTTCCGGTACGACCAGGTGATGCGCCTGGGGTGGAAAGTGCTGCTGCCGTTGTCCCTGGCGAATATCTTCGTGACGGGGCTGGTGTTGCTCCTGATCGGCGGAGGCGGGTGA